The following are encoded together in the Deltaproteobacteria bacterium genome:
- a CDS encoding zinc-dependent alcohol dehydrogenase family protein, with protein MKAMIVHKPGPILTHPLALVDLPTPEPRTGEVLIEVSVCGVCRTDLHVAEGDLPPHRSPVVPGHEVVGVVAQLGPETDRLLKEGDRVGVAWLHAACGVCSYCQRDAENLCVAPRFTGYDEHGGYAEYLTAPANFVYPLPSGISSVQIAPLLCAGIIGYRALRRSDVRPGQRLGLYGFGASAHIVIQIARFRRCEVYVATRGDRHRHLAKEMGAVWVGETTDTPPEKLHSAIIFAPAGELVPVALAALDRGGTLALAGIYMTDVPAMNYAAHLFQERNLRSVTANTRQDGRELLQLAAEIPLLTHTEEFPLEQANEALRRLRHDQIKGAAVLRIANR; from the coding sequence ATGAAAGCCATGATCGTACACAAGCCTGGGCCGATCTTGACGCATCCGTTGGCGTTGGTTGACCTTCCTACGCCCGAGCCGCGCACTGGCGAGGTGCTCATCGAAGTCTCTGTATGCGGAGTGTGTCGCACCGACCTCCACGTAGCGGAGGGCGATCTCCCACCGCATCGTAGCCCGGTAGTGCCGGGACACGAAGTTGTCGGAGTCGTCGCTCAGCTCGGACCGGAGACCGACCGCCTTCTCAAGGAAGGCGACCGCGTGGGCGTGGCTTGGTTACACGCGGCGTGCGGAGTGTGTTCGTACTGTCAACGCGACGCGGAAAATTTGTGCGTCGCGCCGCGCTTCACCGGCTACGATGAACACGGCGGTTATGCCGAGTATCTGACCGCGCCAGCAAATTTTGTCTACCCGCTCCCGTCGGGAATCTCTTCCGTGCAAATCGCTCCGCTGTTGTGTGCGGGGATTATCGGCTATCGAGCCTTGCGCCGGAGCGACGTGCGCCCAGGTCAGCGGCTCGGGCTGTATGGGTTCGGCGCATCCGCGCATATCGTCATTCAGATTGCGCGCTTCCGGAGATGCGAAGTGTACGTCGCCACTCGCGGCGACCGGCATCGGCACTTGGCCAAAGAGATGGGGGCGGTGTGGGTCGGAGAGACCACCGACACGCCACCAGAGAAGCTGCATTCCGCTATTATTTTTGCGCCGGCTGGAGAGCTGGTGCCGGTCGCGTTGGCAGCGCTCGATCGCGGTGGCACCCTGGCGTTGGCCGGCATCTACATGACCGATGTGCCGGCGATGAACTACGCTGCCCATCTGTTCCAAGAGCGGAACCTTCGTAGCGTTACGGCCAACACCCGGCAAGATGGACGAGAATTGCTGCAACTGGCAGCAGAGATTCCCCTGCTCACCCACACGGAAGAATTTCCCCTGGAGCAGGCAAACGAGGCGCTGCGGCGTTTGCGTCACGACCAAATCAAGGGCGCGGCGGTGCTGCGCATAGCGAACCGATAA
- a CDS encoding propionyl-CoA carboxylase gives MSWQKETDGIQQRRALAQQLGGAEAVARQHAQGRLTIRERVAGLIDADSFREQGPIAGHSETDEHGELQSFTPGNYILGLARIGGRLCVVGGEDFTVRGGSPSAAGLRKSVYAEELAAQFRLPLVRFLEGGGGSVPRGSGKTTSGGEGGAPVNATPRFMSVMQVMSQVPVVSAAMGPVAGLPAARLVASHFSLMTKHTAQVMIGGPALVERAFGRSITKEELGGPQVHLYSGVVDNVAEDEEDVFAQIRRFLSYLPTNVWEAAPVLPCTDDRNRQEQTLLSIVPRNRRRSYAMRRIVEHVVDRDSFFEIAPFYGQSQITGLARLNGQPVGVMANDPDWYAGSMTADGAQKVRRFVDLCDTFHLPIMSFVDEPGFMIGPEAEQTATIRHGTATLFAIMQSTVPWASVIVRKVYGVAGAAHFGPGGMVFAWPSAESGALPIEGGVAVAYRREIAEAADPEAKRREIEDRLAAQRSPYARAESFSVHDLIDPRHTRPVLCDWLDWIQPQLREHRGPRAYTIRP, from the coding sequence GTGAGTTGGCAAAAAGAAACGGACGGTATCCAACAACGCCGGGCGCTGGCGCAGCAGCTTGGCGGCGCGGAAGCCGTCGCGCGCCAACACGCCCAGGGGCGGTTGACCATCCGCGAGCGCGTGGCTGGTCTCATCGACGCGGACTCGTTTCGCGAGCAAGGACCGATCGCCGGCCACTCGGAAACCGATGAGCACGGAGAGCTGCAGAGCTTCACGCCGGGGAATTATATTCTCGGCTTGGCCAGAATCGGCGGTCGCCTATGTGTCGTCGGCGGCGAGGATTTTACTGTACGTGGCGGCTCTCCCTCTGCGGCTGGGCTACGAAAAAGCGTGTACGCAGAAGAGTTAGCCGCGCAATTCCGCCTGCCGCTAGTGCGATTTCTCGAAGGCGGCGGCGGCAGCGTACCGCGCGGCAGTGGAAAAACCACCAGTGGAGGAGAAGGCGGCGCTCCGGTCAACGCGACGCCACGCTTCATGTCGGTCATGCAGGTTATGAGCCAGGTGCCGGTCGTGTCGGCGGCCATGGGACCGGTGGCGGGACTGCCTGCAGCACGCCTTGTAGCTTCGCACTTCTCACTCATGACCAAACACACGGCGCAAGTCATGATTGGCGGTCCAGCACTGGTCGAGCGTGCGTTCGGTCGCTCCATCACCAAAGAAGAGCTGGGCGGTCCACAAGTGCATCTGTACAGCGGCGTGGTGGATAATGTGGCCGAGGACGAAGAGGACGTCTTCGCGCAGATTCGCCGGTTTCTGAGTTATCTGCCGACAAATGTCTGGGAGGCTGCCCCGGTGCTGCCTTGCACCGATGATCGCAACCGGCAAGAGCAAACGCTTTTAAGTATCGTGCCCCGCAACCGCCGCCGTAGTTACGCTATGCGCCGGATCGTCGAGCATGTGGTTGATCGCGATTCTTTTTTCGAGATCGCTCCCTTTTATGGTCAGTCGCAAATCACCGGCTTGGCGCGGTTGAATGGACAGCCGGTCGGCGTCATGGCCAACGACCCTGATTGGTATGCCGGGTCGATGACTGCCGACGGCGCGCAAAAAGTCCGACGCTTTGTCGATTTGTGCGACACCTTTCATCTGCCGATCATGAGTTTTGTCGACGAACCAGGCTTCATGATCGGCCCTGAAGCCGAACAGACCGCTACCATTCGCCACGGCACCGCTACGTTGTTCGCTATTATGCAGTCTACCGTGCCCTGGGCGTCAGTCATCGTGCGCAAAGTCTACGGCGTAGCTGGTGCGGCACACTTCGGCCCTGGCGGGATGGTTTTCGCTTGGCCCTCGGCGGAAAGTGGCGCGCTGCCTATCGAAGGCGGGGTAGCGGTCGCCTATCGTCGCGAGATCGCGGAGGCAGCGGACCCGGAAGCCAAGCGACGCGAGATCGAGGACCGACTCGCCGCGCAACGCTCGCCCTATGCCCGCGCAGAAAGTTTCAGTGTCCACGACCTGATCGACCCGCGCCACACACGTCCGGTGCTCTGCGACTGGCTCGACTGGATTCAACCGCAACTGCGTGAGCATCGCGGGCCGCGGGCGTACACAATCCGACCGTGA